In Selenomonadales bacterium, the following are encoded in one genomic region:
- the nusB gene encoding transcription antitermination factor NusB, with product MSRSMAREFALQALFHLEFNEADTQSILETIKEENKSLSSGAMMYAQQLVDGVSAQKEAIDAELSIYAQDWKVARMPAVDRNILRIAVYEMKHQEEQIDDGVAINEAVELAKRFGTDRSPKFINGVLGKLSRAAKD from the coding sequence ATGAGTCGTAGTATGGCACGAGAATTTGCTTTGCAGGCATTGTTCCATTTGGAATTCAATGAAGCAGACACACAATCTATTTTAGAAACGATCAAAGAAGAAAATAAATCTTTGTCGAGCGGTGCGATGATGTATGCACAGCAGTTGGTCGATGGTGTATCGGCACAAAAAGAAGCGATCGACGCAGAATTGTCGATATATGCGCAGGATTGGAAGGTAGCGCGTATGCCTGCCGTTGACCGTAATATTTTGCGTATTGCTGTCTATGAGATGAAACATCAAGAAGAACAGATCGATGACGGGGTTGCTATCAACGAAGCTGTTGAGCTTGCGAAACGTTTCGGCACGGACCGTTCGCCGAAGTTTATCAACGGTGTGCTCGGTAAGCTGTCCCGCGCGGCGAAGGATTGA
- a CDS encoding DUF2273 domain-containing protein: MNLKLLENLWQDHNGKTVGAIVGMIVGILIIVFGLFNTLFIVACGVFGYVIGKRVDEEESIVEMIDRFWPFHYRR; encoded by the coding sequence ATGAATCTGAAATTATTGGAAAATCTGTGGCAAGACCATAATGGAAAAACGGTCGGTGCCATTGTCGGTATGATCGTCGGCATATTGATTATCGTATTCGGTTTATTCAATACCCTGTTCATTGTAGCGTGTGGGGTCTTTGGCTACGTTATCGGTAAACGTGTCGATGAAGAAGAAAGTATTGTAGAAATGATAGATCGGTTTTGGCCGTTCCATTATCGCAGATAA
- the amaP gene encoding alkaline shock response membrane anchor protein AmaP, which translates to METLGRIIFIIYNILLAVFACGVIGAALGLIPLALIEDSFTQHVYNNWQVAIIGLVLLGVSVQWLFLLIHRRPSKREMIIHKTEFGEVHISMSAIENLLEDITCSIKGVRGVKIRSRHDDKHGIRASLRLIVSPDCNVPTVANEVKERVKEYMKTTAGLELSDIEVMVEDISNQFKVKRRVN; encoded by the coding sequence ATGGAAACACTAGGACGTATTATTTTTATTATTTATAATATACTGTTGGCAGTTTTTGCTTGTGGGGTCATCGGTGCGGCGTTGGGCCTTATTCCGCTCGCGCTGATCGAAGACAGCTTTACACAGCATGTCTATAATAATTGGCAGGTAGCGATCATTGGGCTTGTATTGCTTGGGGTCAGCGTACAATGGCTCTTTTTGCTCATTCATCGTCGCCCGAGCAAACGTGAAATGATCATTCACAAAACGGAATTCGGTGAAGTTCATATCTCGATGTCTGCCATCGAAAATCTGCTGGAAGATATTACTTGCTCGATCAAAGGCGTACGCGGTGTAAAGATCCGTTCTCGCCATGATGATAAACACGGTATCCGTGCTTCGCTTCGCTTGATCGTAAGTCCCGACTGCAATGTTCCGACGGTTGCGAACGAAGTCAAAGAACGTGTAAAAGAATACATGAAAACGACGGCAGGTTTGGAACTCAGTGACATTGAAGTTATGGTAGAAGACATTTCGAATCAGTTCAAAGTGAAAAGACGCGTTAACTAA